The genomic interval CTTTTCTATCTTCTCTATGACCGTATCGATAGCCTTATACATATCGTCGGTAGTCTCTTTACCGTTAATGGTCGTCTTGTCGGCATTGATCACGATCTCCGCGATGTTTCTGTGCTTTTCCACGGAAAGAACCACCTTTACATCGGCTGGATTGTACAAATATTTTTTTAATCTTCCAATTTTCTCCTCGGCATACTTTCTGAATTCCTCCGTGGGCTCCATGTGTCTGAAAGTAACAGATATGCGCATTAAATAAAACCTCCTTGTATCAGCTTTATCTTTTCAGGTATGTCTCCAATCCCGCGGCTCCTTTCTTAGTCCACCAAACATACCCTCGTTGCATCAACCCCCCCTCCTCCCCGCGGAAGAGAGGATGCCCATCATCTCACGATACTTTGCGATTGTCCTCCTGGCGAGAAAAACGCCCTCGCTCTCCAAAAGCCTGACGATCTGCTTGTCGGTTATCGGTCTTTTTGGGTCTTCGCCCGAAATCAGCTCCTTTATCCTGCTTTTGACGCTCTCCATAGATCTCCCGTCCTCACTGTTGGACGCGACCCTCGTGGTGAAGAAGAACTTCAACTCAAATACCCCCCTGGGGGTGTGAATGTACTTTCCGTTGGTAACGCGGCTGACCGTAGACTCGTGAACTTCAACGTCCTGTGCAACATCCCTCAATACCAGGGGCTTGAGATATTTTGCCCCTTTTTCCAAGAATTCTTCCTGGTGAGTAATGATGCTCTTGGCTACCTTGTACATCGTCCTCTGGCGCTGTTGAATGCTTTTTATAAGCCAGGTGGCGGACTTGATCCTCTCCTTGATGAAATCCTTCGCCCCTTCGGAAGCAGTGCTTCCATCTCTCAATATATCCCTGTAAAACTTGTTTATTCTCAATCTTGGAAGGCCGTTGTCGTTAAGCGTAACTAAGTATTCATTATCAAATTTGAAGACGTACACATCCGGGGTAATATATTTGGGCTCTTCCGTTACAAAGGATCTTCCGGGCTTCGGCTCGAGGGCGGTTATTACGTCTATTGCATTCATTACGTATTTTTTATCGACGCCGAGCTTCTTCGCAATATAGTCGTAATTCTTGCTTGACAGCTTCGGAAGATACTCGTCGATTATCGCCAAGACGACCGGATTTGAGACCTCATAGTACTCCGCCTGCACCCTGAGGCACTCCTTCAGGTCCCGGGAGGCCACACCGACGGGATCGAACATCTGAATCCTCTTGAGAATATCCTCCGCGAATGACGGCTCGCATTCCCCCCTCTCCGACACCTCTTCGATCGATAAGGTAAGGTATCCGTCATCGTTAAGGTTGCCGGCTATTATTGTGCCGATCTTGATCTCTTCCTCGCTGAAGTTGTTCATCCTGAGCTGCCACATCAGGTGATCCAAAAGCGAGGTCTTCTTGATGCATGTGTTCTCTATAAACTGCTGTTTTTCATCGGAATCGGCAAAAGAGCCCGAGTACGTTGAAGTATAGGTTCCCCATGAATCGTCTCCCCCCGCACCCTTTAATATCGCGTCTATGGTCAGGTCTTCCTTGTGACTGTCAACAACGTCTTCACCTTCACCTTCCCGACCGTCCTGCCCGTCCTGATATTCTTCAAGGACGGGATTTTCACACAGCTCCTGATTGACATGCTCCAAAAGCTCCAATCTGGTAAGCTGGAGAAGTTTTATGGCCTGTTGAAGCTGGGGTGTCAATACCAGCTTCTGTACAAGCCTTAGCTCTTGTTTCAGTTCCTGAGCCATAGAAAAATCTAAAGCCTGGTTTTATACATTCACCATTTAGGTCAAAAAATTTGCTGTCTTTATTAAAACACTTTAACCACTTAATGTCAACAGTTAATTGGAAAGCCGACGCCACGGCGTCAAACTGGCAAAACCGACTACCCTAAGGCGACTCTATGCCTATCCTCGTAAAGATTTTTCCCACCTCATTGGTATATCCGCCGTCCTCATCGTGTACAACCAGGGGAGCCGTCACCTCCGTTTGCGCCGTCACCCCGAGGACAGCCTCCAACATCACGGTCCTGGCCTCGAGACGCTCCATTGATTTGACAAACCTGACCCGTTTTATTGAAAATCCCCCGTCGTTAAGGAGGGTTTCGAGATATTGATATTTTTCCGCCGGATATATAATCGACAGGCTCCCCCCCGCCTTCAAAACAAGCGAAGATTCGTCAATTATCTCTTTTATCCCGCCCGTTATCCCGTGCTTTGCGGCGGCCACACCCATTTTCCCGCTTACCCTGCAGTCGTCCTCCCGGTAATAGGGAGGATTGGAGACGGCCGCGGTAAACGACGACGGCCGAAAATAGTCTCCGATTCTCCTGAAATCGCCGAGGCGGCTGTTTACCCTGTTAAGCAGGTCGTTAATCTCGATGTTCCTGAGGGACGCCTCGTGAAGCTCCCTCTGAATCTCGATCCCCGTAATATTGGCGTCCGGATAAAGCGCGGCCAAGACAATCCCTATGACCCCGACGCCGGAGCCGAAATCGATCACCTTTTCCCCCCTCTTAAGCCTTACAAAGGACACCAGCAAAAAAGGATCCATGGAATACCGGTACCCCCCTTCCGGCTGATCCACAACAAGGGGGCTTCGGCCCCTCTCCCCGATTTCAAATCCAATACTCATCGTCGCCGCCCTAAAATGTCCGAGAACCAATTCCCCCCCCTCCCTCTCCCCAATTTCCGATATAATACGCACCTTCTCCTTTTCAAAACATACAAGAACCAATCCCCCCAACCTCTCCTCCTCAATTTCCGCTCCAATACTCATCGTCGCCGCCCTCAAACAAAAGGGCCAATTCCCCCGACCCGCACTAATCAAAAAGCCTGTAGAGGAGGAGCCCCGAGGAGACCTTTGGATAGAAATACGTGCTCTTCTGGGGCATCCGCTCCCCCGCAAGGGAGACGGTCTTGACATCCTCCATGTCTGTGGGATTGATCAAGAAGGCCGCCCTCCTCCCGTCCGCGGCCATCCTTATCGCCTCGCCGCCGTCCTTCGTATAGACTATCTCGGGATCAGAAATCCCCATTATCCCCTCGATCATAACGTTGCGCAGGATCGCCATGTCGATATCTTTCAACAGGTCGTTCATAGAAGACGGGAAGAACCCGCTTATCAAGCTTTTGTCCAAAAGCGTAAAGATGTAATATTCTTCTCCATTAAGAGAGCAGCCGAAGCTCCCCTTCCCCATCCCCTCGACCGAAGAGAGAAATTTCGAGACACCCTCACCCCCTCCGCCCCCGCCCGATACTTTCTCCACCTTGAAATAGCGGCCGATTTTTTCAACAAATCCCGCGGGATCGAACTCTTCGGGAAGGGTGACCACTCTGTGGCTCGGCAGGATGACTATACCCTCCCCCTCCATGGGGCAGAAGTACATCATGGCGTAGTTGAGGGTGTCGATCTTTTTGTCCTCCAATCCCATCTCGTCCTTGAGGGCCAGCGCCGTCTCGTATCTGTGGTGACCGTCGGCCACGAATATCTTTTTGTCATCAAACGCCTTGGCGAGCGATCCGTGCAGCTCTTCATCCTGACATACGGTCAAGACGTGCTCTATCCCTTCTTTGTCCTTGAATCTTGCAAGCTCCCTGTCATCAAACACCCTCTTGATAAGGTCCCTCGTCTCCCCCGTCTCGTCCGAGTAGAGGGAAAAGATAAAGCTCAGCCAAAAGCCGGTAGTCTTCGTTAGTGTAAGGCGATCCGATTTGGGCTTCGGATTGGTCCTTTCGTGGGGGAATATTCCCCCCTCCCCCCAGGGGGAGAGTCGAACCAGCGCCACAAAGCCGCTCCTCGTCACCGAATCACCGCTGGGGGCGGTAAACGTCTGGGAGTAACCGTAAATCGAATCCGCCTCGTCAGGAACCAGCACCCCCTTCTTCAGCCAGAGGGAGATGAAATCTCTCGCCCTGGTGTACTGATTGTTATCATCGCTGTCATCGGCGAATTCCTTCCCGAGAATCAGCCGCACGACATTGTAGGGGCTGAGGTCGTAGAAAAGCTCCTTCATCTCCTCGGAGATCACGTCATAGGGCGGAGCCACGAGGCCCTCCACGTTTTTCAGGAGTGTGTTGTTATATCGAACCGCTCTAAATGGTTTTATGACTGCCAACTATTTTACCTCCCGTCCATTCTTGAACATACAGCAAACATTTTCAACTCGATAATTTTATATTTTTACTTTTTTTCCAACCATCCCCATCGCTTTTCAACCGGAATGGATTTTGAATTCTATTGAATATCCACTGGATTGTCAACAACAACCCCCGGAGCTTTTTTGTAAAGTCTTTTTTTTAAGAGATAAAAACCCTTTTGTGACATAGGTCATATTTTTCAAACGCCAAAATAATATCATGTTAATTAGGGAAAATTAGAATAATCCAAATTTGGATTTGATTTACAGTCCATAAAAAATGAATTAAAAAGGCCGTTTACATAATACTCTTTAATCAAAACCCATACTGAAATACTTTAAAACACCCGTTTAAAAGCGAACAAAAACGACAATGATATAAAAAACGATGCAAGCTTTCTTCAACCGCAGGAAACGGTAAGCGAAATACTTATTGTACCTCGCTCAACCCCCGGCGGGGCGCAAAGTGTCAAAAGGATTTACCGGAAAGGAGCTCGACATGTTTTTCAATTGGTGTTTTTGGGTCATATGTTCAATATTAATAGTATACATCGCCATCATGTTCGGAATCATCAAATCGATGAAGTCCAGGACGTGAGGGCTTAAACTACTTTTTTCCCTCTTTATTGAAACAGATTTGAAGATACTTATATATCTTCCCCCACTACGCAAACAGGTGCGGGCACGGTCTTAAGTTTCTTCAATATCCCCTTAAACGTCACCCATTGAGGGATACCCCTCGATGGTCACGGCCGACCTTACCGCATCCAATATAGACAGGCTCATCGCCTCGGCGGCCAGCGCCCCCGCCACCGTCACGTCCACGTATCCCAGATCGTCCCCCGCGGCCACGGCGAAGATTGTATCCCCGTCCAGCATCGTGTGGGAGGGATAGACGACCCTCGCTATTCCGTCGTGGGCCATCCTGGCTATGCGGTTCATGTCGACCTTCGAGAAATTCCCGTTTACCGCCACCAGGGCCACGATGGTCGAGGATATGGGGGGGGCGAAGGGGAACGAGATTACCTTTATAAGCTTCCTGGCGTCGGCAAAGCCCTTTTTGTCCGGGGATCTCACCCCGGCCGCGACCTTCCCATCCTTCGGGTCGATGACATCCCCGAGTGGATTGACCGCGGCGATCGCCCCCGCCTTTAGGCCGCCGGCCCCCTCGACCAGGGCAGACCCGATCCCCGACTTCACGGCGTAATCCATGCCGTAGATCTTTCCGACGGTGGCCCCCGCCCCCGCGCCCACGTTCCCCACGGATGTCTCTTTATTGGAAGCGGACTCCGCCGCCCTGTATCCCCAGGAGACCAGCTCCTCCGTCGGGGGGACATATCCGCCGGTCACCGGCAGGTCGAAGATGACCGCCCCCGGGACTATGGGGACCTTGCCATAGCCCGTCTCAACCCCCCTCCCCTTCTCCTTGAGGTACTTCATGACGCCCGACGCGGCGGTAAGGCCGTAAGCGCTCCCGCCGCAGAGGACCACCGCGTCCGCCGTCTCGACGAGGTTCAAGGGATTAAAGACGTCGGTCTCCCGGGTTCCGGGGGCGCCGCCCCTCACGTCCACCCCCAGCGCCATCTCGCGGGAAAAGATCACGGCAGTTATGCCCGTGTGGCGCTCTTGGTCAGTCACATGCCCTATCGATATTCCATCGATTTGCGTTATATGACCCATAGTATTATTCCTTTAAGAAGTATCCCTTCAAACAGATATTTTATTTACAATATTCTATTATCACATCTTCACCTCCAAGTCAAAGGAAGTTATCCTGCAGGTCTTTATTTGATTTTCAAATCGATGATAAAAAGCCTTGTTTTAATCAAATCTCTTAAGGCTTCCACTTAAAAAATTTTCTAAATTCATGTCGAGAAAATGTTGACAATACACCAAAAAAGGATATAATTATAGTTTTTGAATTAAAAATCCGGTTAAGAATAGAAAAATATTGTACACAAAGTGTACACAAAGATGGGCGGCAAAAAAATGGGCGAGGAGGAGAGGATAAGGAGAGGATAAATATCATGTCCCTGAAAGAAAAACTCGAAACAGATCTGAAATCGGCGCAAAAGGCGAAAGATGCGCTAAGGCTCTCGGTCATACGGATGCTGAAGAGTACGATTAAAAACAGGGAGGTCGAAAAGAGAGACGAGCTGGACGAACAGGAGCTCCTCCAGGCGGTGAACTCCCAGGCCAAATTGAGAAGGGAGTCGATCGAGGAGTATAAGAAGGCAGGACGGGATGACCTCGTCGCCAAGGAGGAGGCGGAGCTCGAAATACTAAAGGAGTACCTCCCGGAAGAGCTCTCCGAAGAGGAGCTCAAGGAGTTGATCGATGCCGCCGTCTCGGAGGCAGGGGCGTCGGGGCCGAAGGATATGGGAAACGTGATGAAGCTCCTGATGCCTAAGACCACCGGAAGGGCAGACGGCAAACTGGTAAGCAGGATGGTCAAGGAGGCGCTCTCCTCGCTTTGATTGGTAAACCGAAAGTCCGCTTCATAAAACGGACTTCTTAAGCTTCATCCAATGTCATAGCAGATACCGGATAAGATACTTTTGTTTCGAGCGAAGGGGGGAGCCCGGCAAATTACTTTTGATGCCACCTTGATTGCCTCCTTGATTAATTTAACGTTACCTTGTTGGGTAGTTACATGAAAAGGGACCTTCTTCGAGACGAGGGTATTGAAATAACCGCTTTCATTTAGCAGATTATTAAAACAGCTTCACTCATTGACGTTCTCCACTCGTTGTCACTTCTTTGCCCGTAAAAGATTAGAACGTTCAGTAGCTATTATAACTTACGGTTTACAGCCGGACAGACTCCGGTCACATGGCGGGGGAAAATCGCATTTTGGGCGATTCCCCGGCTTTAAGACCAAAAAGCTCTGTCCAAAAATTACTATGTAACTATGGGGCTATGGACGATCGCACCCTCAAGGTCCTCGAATACCCGAAGATTTTGGAGATAGTATCCGATTTCGCGCTGACCCTCCCCGGAACGGAGGCTTGCCTCAGGCTTAACCCCCTCACGGATACCGGGGAGATAGTCCACATCCACGAGATCGTATCGGAGCTTCGAGAGCTCAATTCCATAGAGGGGAGGATACCCCTTGCCGGGATCAGCGACGTGTCCCACCTCTTCGAGAGGATAAGGGTGGAGGGGACTTACCTGACTCCCCATGAGATAAAGGAGATAGGTTCTAACATAACGGCGCACCGAAGGGCAAAGTCCTTCCTCAACAACCTGAGGAAGAAGTACCCCCTCCCGGCGATCCTGACAGATCCGATCGTCCCCCTCCCCGAAATCGAGAAGGACATCGAGCGGACACTCGGTCCCCGGGGGGAGATATTGGACGGCGCCAGCGACCGCCTCTACAATATCAGGGGAGACATCAGAAAGAAGCGGGATGCCATAAACCGCCTCCTCATGACGATGATGGAATCGTCCGCGCTCGACAACGCCCTTCAGGAGCCGATCGTGACGATGAGGAACGGGCGTTATGTCCTGCCCGTCAAGGCCGACTTCAGGGGGCGGGTGTCCGGGATAATCCATGACAGGTCGAACAGCGGCGCCACCCTCTTCATCGAGCCGATAAAGACGATGGAAATCAACAACGAGCTCTCCTTTCTGATAAGAAAGGAGAATGACGAAGAGGTGAGAATATTGAAGCTCCTCTCGTCAAAAATAAACGATTCGAGAGACGCGGTTAAAGGCAACCACGGCATCATTGTCGAGCTGGACACGCTGATCGCAAGGGCGGCGGCGGCCGACGCTATGGGCGGAATATCCCCGGAGGTGGACGACTCCGGCTCCCTGTCGTTCATAAACTCGGTGCACCCCCTCCTGTCACTAACGGACAGGGAGGGAAGAACATTGAAATTCGACAATCCCAAAGCCGTCCCCATCGATATCGAGATAGGGGGGGAAAAGAGGATAGTCGTCCTCTCCGGCGCGAACACCGGGGGAAAGACCGCGGCCCTGAAGACCCTGGGATTATTAACCCTGATGTTCAAGACCGGCATACCAATTCCGGCCTCCGAGGGGAGCAGAGCGGTGCCATTCAAGGAGGTCTTTGCGGACATCGGAGACGAGCAGGACATAGAGGGGAACCTCTCCACCTTCTCCGCAAAGGTCACTAGGCTTAAATATATCCTCTCCGAGGCGGAGAGCGGCTCCCTCGTCCTCGTCGATGAGATCATGTCCGGAACAGACCCGGAACAGGGGGGTGCCTTGGCCATCGCAATCTTGGATTATTTAAGTAAAAAAAATGCAACCATTCTCGTGACAACGCATCTAAACATATTGAAGACTTATGCCCTGAATCGGGATGACGCCGTCAACGTCTCGGTTGTTTTCGATGAATCCACAAACAGGCCCCTCTACAAGCTGAACTACGGCGCCCCCGGCGGAAGCAACGCCCTCATGGTAGCAAGGTCGTTAAACCTCCCGGAAGAGGTGATAGAAAACGCCAAGACGAACCTCACCGAGGAGGGAAGGCGTCTGAGCGAGCTCGTAATGGACCTCGAAAGCGAGCGTCTAAAGATAAGGGTGGAGAGGAGGGCCTTGAGCGACCTAAGAAAAAGCTTTGTCGATCTCGAAACCAAATTCAAGCTCCTCATATCAAAGATGGTCGAAAAGAGGGACGCAATACTCGAATCATTCAAGGAGGATCTCAAAGAAACCCTGAAAAAATACGACGAGCGCTTCAAGGAGATCTTCGCCGCGGCGGACAACAGCATGATTAAAAAGGGGAAGCTCCACGAAGAGTTTTACTCCGCAAAGCGGGGATTGTTGGATGAAATAACCGTAAGCGATCACCCGGGAGCAGTAAACGGAAAAGCGGAATCGGAGAAAACGCCCTCCCCGGGAGACACCGTATCCATAAAGGGGCTTGCCGTAAAGGGGATATTGATACAGATGCAGCACCACCAAGAGGGAGACGAGGGGAAAGCCGAGGTGGAGGTGGGGGGAAGAAGGGTCTGGATAGATATAAGCGAGCTTAAAAAGGAGACCCCGGTGGTCCCAAAGGGAAGCGTTGTAATGCAGGAGATCTACTCCGACCCGAAGACCGAGATAAATATCATCGGCCTCAGGGTCGACGAGGCGATAGACGTGGTGGACAAGGCGATCGACAACGCCGTCCTGGGGGGATTCGAGGAGCTCGACATCATCCACGGCCGGGGAACCGGCAGACTAAAAAAGGGTATCAGGGAGCACCTGAAAGACCACCGCCACGTAACGGAGATAAAACCGGAGGGCACAAATATGGGAGTGACCACCGTCGGGATTAGATAATCTCAACTCCCGGAGGGGTCGGTCAGATTTATCTTGGGGGACTGGCAATTTTAAGGGAGGGGTCGGCAATTTTTATGCGGAGGGTAAGCCGAATTCATTTATGAGGCTGGCAATATTCTGGGGGCTGACAATATTTTGGGGGCTGGCAATATTCTGGGGG from Candidatus Zymogenus saltonus carries:
- the rpoN gene encoding RNA polymerase factor sigma-54, coding for MAQELKQELRLVQKLVLTPQLQQAIKLLQLTRLELLEHVNQELCENPVLEEYQDGQDGREGEGEDVVDSHKEDLTIDAILKGAGGDDSWGTYTSTYSGSFADSDEKQQFIENTCIKKTSLLDHLMWQLRMNNFSEEEIKIGTIIAGNLNDDGYLTLSIEEVSERGECEPSFAEDILKRIQMFDPVGVASRDLKECLRVQAEYYEVSNPVVLAIIDEYLPKLSSKNYDYIAKKLGVDKKYVMNAIDVITALEPKPGRSFVTEEPKYITPDVYVFKFDNEYLVTLNDNGLPRLRINKFYRDILRDGSTASEGAKDFIKERIKSATWLIKSIQQRQRTMYKVAKSIITHQEEFLEKGAKYLKPLVLRDVAQDVEVHESTVSRVTNGKYIHTPRGVFELKFFFTTRVASNSEDGRSMESVKSRIKELISGEDPKRPITDKQIVRLLESEGVFLARRTIAKYREMMGILSSAGRRGG
- a CDS encoding methyltransferase, encoding MSIGAEIEEERLGGLVLVCFEKEKVRIISEIGEREGGELVLGHFRAATMSIGFEIGERGRSPLVVDQPEGGYRYSMDPFLLVSFVRLKRGEKVIDFGSGVGVIGIVLAALYPDANITGIEIQRELHEASLRNIEINDLLNRVNSRLGDFRRIGDYFRPSSFTAAVSNPPYYREDDCRVSGKMGVAAAKHGITGGIKEIIDESSLVLKAGGSLSIIYPAEKYQYLETLLNDGGFSIKRVRFVKSMERLEARTVMLEAVLGVTAQTEVTAPLVVHDEDGGYTNEVGKIFTRIGIESP
- a CDS encoding DUF1015 domain-containing protein — encoded protein: MAVIKPFRAVRYNNTLLKNVEGLVAPPYDVISEEMKELFYDLSPYNVVRLILGKEFADDSDDNNQYTRARDFISLWLKKGVLVPDEADSIYGYSQTFTAPSGDSVTRSGFVALVRLSPWGEGGIFPHERTNPKPKSDRLTLTKTTGFWLSFIFSLYSDETGETRDLIKRVFDDRELARFKDKEGIEHVLTVCQDEELHGSLAKAFDDKKIFVADGHHRYETALALKDEMGLEDKKIDTLNYAMMYFCPMEGEGIVILPSHRVVTLPEEFDPAGFVEKIGRYFKVEKVSGGGGGGEGVSKFLSSVEGMGKGSFGCSLNGEEYYIFTLLDKSLISGFFPSSMNDLLKDIDMAILRNVMIEGIMGISDPEIVYTKDGGEAIRMAADGRRAAFLINPTDMEDVKTVSLAGERMPQKSTYFYPKVSSGLLLYRLFD
- a CDS encoding P1 family peptidase, whose protein sequence is MGHITQIDGISIGHVTDQERHTGITAVIFSREMALGVDVRGGAPGTRETDVFNPLNLVETADAVVLCGGSAYGLTAASGVMKYLKEKGRGVETGYGKVPIVPGAVIFDLPVTGGYVPPTEELVSWGYRAAESASNKETSVGNVGAGAGATVGKIYGMDYAVKSGIGSALVEGAGGLKAGAIAAVNPLGDVIDPKDGKVAAGVRSPDKKGFADARKLIKVISFPFAPPISSTIVALVAVNGNFSKVDMNRIARMAHDGIARVVYPSHTMLDGDTIFAVAAGDDLGYVDVTVAGALAAEAMSLSILDAVRSAVTIEGYPSMGDV
- a CDS encoding GatB/YqeY domain-containing protein is translated as MSLKEKLETDLKSAQKAKDALRLSVIRMLKSTIKNREVEKRDELDEQELLQAVNSQAKLRRESIEEYKKAGRDDLVAKEEAELEILKEYLPEELSEEELKELIDAAVSEAGASGPKDMGNVMKLLMPKTTGRADGKLVSRMVKEALSSL
- a CDS encoding endonuclease MutS2; translation: MDDRTLKVLEYPKILEIVSDFALTLPGTEACLRLNPLTDTGEIVHIHEIVSELRELNSIEGRIPLAGISDVSHLFERIRVEGTYLTPHEIKEIGSNITAHRRAKSFLNNLRKKYPLPAILTDPIVPLPEIEKDIERTLGPRGEILDGASDRLYNIRGDIRKKRDAINRLLMTMMESSALDNALQEPIVTMRNGRYVLPVKADFRGRVSGIIHDRSNSGATLFIEPIKTMEINNELSFLIRKENDEEVRILKLLSSKINDSRDAVKGNHGIIVELDTLIARAAAADAMGGISPEVDDSGSLSFINSVHPLLSLTDREGRTLKFDNPKAVPIDIEIGGEKRIVVLSGANTGGKTAALKTLGLLTLMFKTGIPIPASEGSRAVPFKEVFADIGDEQDIEGNLSTFSAKVTRLKYILSEAESGSLVLVDEIMSGTDPEQGGALAIAILDYLSKKNATILVTTHLNILKTYALNRDDAVNVSVVFDESTNRPLYKLNYGAPGGSNALMVARSLNLPEEVIENAKTNLTEEGRRLSELVMDLESERLKIRVERRALSDLRKSFVDLETKFKLLISKMVEKRDAILESFKEDLKETLKKYDERFKEIFAAADNSMIKKGKLHEEFYSAKRGLLDEITVSDHPGAVNGKAESEKTPSPGDTVSIKGLAVKGILIQMQHHQEGDEGKAEVEVGGRRVWIDISELKKETPVVPKGSVVMQEIYSDPKTEINIIGLRVDEAIDVVDKAIDNAVLGGFEELDIIHGRGTGRLKKGIREHLKDHRHVTEIKPEGTNMGVTTVGIR